The proteins below are encoded in one region of Mya arenaria isolate MELC-2E11 chromosome 15, ASM2691426v1:
- the LOC128219801 gene encoding uncharacterized protein LOC128219801 yields MDLHIAKITSDVKLSDALTRQLETSRLHAQSYDELVTNEYKVLSGTEGAIANAVTPSDVHVSSSSQSVKEAQKKLTVISENVAIQQRSLQIELEQNRENLKRSKGLKEQKENEIKKCKQRIEHEERQHALYTELAKGAQADVDKYEKKGNEALERTMISGGFAATGGLLLLGAIAAPVTGGLSLAVAAGTAGVGAGVAAGGTVSAVINGVEYAEMKEQIKTYTQKANEARVNQAQCQMEGAELERNIKSLEQEIGSAEETMKDVQNMLDIYFLLVTELHQVLKRFQETDVAMHAAAIETEYFRKIQRAFTKHSNHTGKFDKYMNNLKEKWREMQDVIHFQHKRMIQP; encoded by the exons ATGGATTTGCACATCGCTAAG ATAACTTCCGACGTGAAATTATCAGACGCCCTGACGAGGCAACTGGAAACTTCTCGGCTCCATGCTCAATCATATGATGAATTGGTTACAAACGAATATAAAGTGTTGTCAGGTACAGAGGGTGCCATTGCCAATGCAGTCACGCCTTCAGATGTACATGTTTCCTCATCTTCCCAATCAGTAAAAGAAGCACAGAAAAAACTTACAGTCATATCAGAAAATGTTGCAATTCAGCAAAGGTCACTGCAGATCGAGCTTGAACAAAATCGGGAAAATTTAAAGCGAAGCAAAGGACTCaaagaacaaaaagaaaatgaaataaaaaaatgtaaacaacggATCGAGCATGAAGAAAGACAACATGCACTGTATACGGAATTGGCTAAGGGTGCACAAGCTGACGTCGATAAATACGAAAAGAAAGGCAATGAAGCTTTGGAAAGAACAATGATAAGCGGTGGTTTCGCCGCGACTGGAGGCCTATTGCTTCTTGGAGCTATTGCCGCACCCGTAACAG GAGGTTTGAGCCTGGCTGTAGCTGCTGGGACTGCCGGTGTTGGGGCGGGTGTAGCTGCTGGTGGGACAGTGTCTGCAGTCATAAACGGGGTGGAATACGCTGAAATGAaagaacaaattaaaacatacacgCAAAAGGCGAACGAAGCGAGAGTTAACCAAGCACAATGCCAAATGGAAGGAGCTGAGTtggaaagaaatattaaaagccTAGAACAAGAAATAG GCTCTGCAGAAGAAACCATGAAAGATGTCCAGAATATGCTAGACATCTACTTCCTTTTAGTAACAGAATTGCACCAGGTTTTAAAACGATTTCAG GAAACAGACGTAGCTATGCACGCAGCCGCAATTGAAACAGAATATTTCCGGAAAATTCAGAGAGCGTTTACGAAACATAGCAATCACACGGGAAAATTCgataaatatatgaacaatCTAAAG GAAAAGTGGCGTGAAATGCAGGACGTCATTCATTTTCAGCACAAAAGAATGATACAACCATAA